The Populus nigra chromosome 19, ddPopNigr1.1, whole genome shotgun sequence genome includes a window with the following:
- the LOC133680435 gene encoding protein GRAVITROPIC IN THE LIGHT 1 isoform X1, producing MFSGIFLCSMRPDSARKKKSSQLEAEDNISSSSNNNLNFLYSFPLDRDPVVSVKPARLTAPRSGYNHNRRNCEVKPKKKGEMTNKISSNFSDLIQRVAASCLLHPLAAGRQESGNNVAGNGEEVCEYETDECEELSEEEEEMREKGGRVNGNWDFNVTSGMVVPMERVMEMEMLMNEVFDSVSAMKRAYGSLQEAHCPWDPERLRVADVAVVGELRRLAFLRERFRRCVSVGIDGGRRRRVGVGGDGVGMLREVVAPYEAAVEDLKKEVKAREVEVENLKEKLRSVTSLSSDGSGKKGRSQSRRKVSCSLGVQVAAAPAPELFELAMSEVKRTSKSFTSLLLTFMRAAHWDIAAAVRSIEAATTITDNLTTSTTAITSTIASHHAKYALESYISRKVFQGFDHETFYMDGSLSSLLNPDQFRRDCFAQYRDMKAMDPIELLGILPTCHFGKFCSKRYLEIVHPKMEESLFGNLEQRQQVLTGSHPRSEFYGEFLGLAKAIWLLHLLAFSLDPAPSQFEASRGAEFHPQYMESVVKFSSGRIPAGHIVGFPVSPGFKLGNRSVIKASVYLFPRA from the exons ATGTTCTCCGGTATCTTCCTTTGTTCCATGCGTCCTGACAGTGCAAG GAAGAAGAAGAGCAGCCAGCTGGAAGCAGAGGACAAcattagcagcagcagcaacaacaacctTAACTTCTTATACTCCTTTCCATTAGACAGAGACCCAGTAGTTAGTGTGAAGCCAGCAAGGTTGACCGCTCCACGATCTGGTTATAACCATAACCGCAG GAACTGTGAGGTAAAGCCAAAGAAGAAGGGAGAAATGACAAACAAAATCTCATCCAATTTCTCCGATCTAATCCAACGAGTAGCAGCTTCCTGTTTGCTCCATCCACTCGCCGCTGGTCGACAGGAATCTGGAAATAATGTTGCCGGAAATGGTGAAGAAGTGTGTGAATATGAAACGGATGAATGCGAGGAGTTGTCCgaagaggaggaggaaatgAGAGAGAAGGGAGGGAGAGTTAATGGTAATTGGGATTTTAATGTTACGAGCGGAATGGTGGTGCCGATGGAGAGAGTGATGGAGATGGAGATGCTGATGAATGAGGTGTTTGATTCGGTATCGGCGATGAAGAGGGCTTATGGGAGTTTACAAGAGGCGCATTGCCCGTGGGACCCGGAGAGGTTAAGGGTTGCCGATGTGGCGGTGGTAGGGGAGTTGAGGAGGTTGGcttttttgagagagagattCAGGAGGTGTGTTAGTGTTGGTATTGATGGAGGGAGGAGGAGACGTGTTGGTGTTGGTGGTGATGGAGTGGGGATGTTGAGGGAGGTTGTGGCGCCTTATGAGGCTGCGGTGGAAGATCTGAAGAAGGAAGTGAAGGCGagggaggtggaggtggagaaTTTAAAGGAAAAGCTGAGGAGTGTTACTAGCTTGAGCAGTGATGGGAGTGGAAAGAAGGGGAGGTCCCAGTCAAGGAGAAAAGTTAGCTGCTCTCTTGGTGTTCAAG TTGCAGCAGCCCCAGCCCCAGAGCTATTTGAATTAGCGATGAGCGAAGTGAAAAGGACATCAAAGTCCTTCACGTCGCTTCTCCTGACCTTCATGCGTGCTGCCCACTGGGACATTGCTGCAGCTGTTCGTTCTATTGAAGCTGCCACCACAATCACTGACAATTTGACCACCAGTACCACTGCTATCACCTCCACCATTGCAAGCCACCATGCCAAGTATGCTCTGGAGTCCTACATTTCTCGCAAGGTCTTCCAAGGCTTTGACCATGAAACCTTCTACATGGATGGAAGCCTCTCCTCGCTTCTCAACCCAGACCAGTTCCGCCGTGACTGCTTTGCTCAGTATCGTGATATGAAGGCCATGGACCCCATTGAACTTCTTGGAATCTTGCCAACATGTCATTTTGGAAAATTCTGCTCCAAGAGGTACCTGGAAATTGTTCATCCGAAAATGGAGGAGTCCTTGTTCGGAAACTTGGAGCAGCGCCAGCAAGTACTCACTGGCAGCCATCCAAGGAGTGAGTTTTATGGAGAGTTCTTGGGGCTGGCCAAGGCCATTTGGTTGCTTCACTTGCTGGCCTTCTCACTCGACCCCGCACCAAGTCAATTCGAGGCAAGTAGGGGAGCTGAGTTTCATCCACAATATATGGAGAGTGTTGTGAAGTTTTCTAGTGGTCGGATTCCAGCTGGTCATATTGTGGGATTCCCTGTTAGCCCCGGATTCAAGCTTGGAAACAGATCGGTTATCAAGGCTAGTGTTTACCTATTTCCCAGAGCATGA
- the LOC133680435 gene encoding protein GRAVITROPIC IN THE LIGHT 1 isoform X2, with protein MTNKISSNFSDLIQRVAASCLLHPLAAGRQESGNNVAGNGEEVCEYETDECEELSEEEEEMREKGGRVNGNWDFNVTSGMVVPMERVMEMEMLMNEVFDSVSAMKRAYGSLQEAHCPWDPERLRVADVAVVGELRRLAFLRERFRRCVSVGIDGGRRRRVGVGGDGVGMLREVVAPYEAAVEDLKKEVKAREVEVENLKEKLRSVTSLSSDGSGKKGRSQSRRKVSCSLGVQVAAAPAPELFELAMSEVKRTSKSFTSLLLTFMRAAHWDIAAAVRSIEAATTITDNLTTSTTAITSTIASHHAKYALESYISRKVFQGFDHETFYMDGSLSSLLNPDQFRRDCFAQYRDMKAMDPIELLGILPTCHFGKFCSKRYLEIVHPKMEESLFGNLEQRQQVLTGSHPRSEFYGEFLGLAKAIWLLHLLAFSLDPAPSQFEASRGAEFHPQYMESVVKFSSGRIPAGHIVGFPVSPGFKLGNRSVIKASVYLFPRA; from the exons ATGACAAACAAAATCTCATCCAATTTCTCCGATCTAATCCAACGAGTAGCAGCTTCCTGTTTGCTCCATCCACTCGCCGCTGGTCGACAGGAATCTGGAAATAATGTTGCCGGAAATGGTGAAGAAGTGTGTGAATATGAAACGGATGAATGCGAGGAGTTGTCCgaagaggaggaggaaatgAGAGAGAAGGGAGGGAGAGTTAATGGTAATTGGGATTTTAATGTTACGAGCGGAATGGTGGTGCCGATGGAGAGAGTGATGGAGATGGAGATGCTGATGAATGAGGTGTTTGATTCGGTATCGGCGATGAAGAGGGCTTATGGGAGTTTACAAGAGGCGCATTGCCCGTGGGACCCGGAGAGGTTAAGGGTTGCCGATGTGGCGGTGGTAGGGGAGTTGAGGAGGTTGGcttttttgagagagagattCAGGAGGTGTGTTAGTGTTGGTATTGATGGAGGGAGGAGGAGACGTGTTGGTGTTGGTGGTGATGGAGTGGGGATGTTGAGGGAGGTTGTGGCGCCTTATGAGGCTGCGGTGGAAGATCTGAAGAAGGAAGTGAAGGCGagggaggtggaggtggagaaTTTAAAGGAAAAGCTGAGGAGTGTTACTAGCTTGAGCAGTGATGGGAGTGGAAAGAAGGGGAGGTCCCAGTCAAGGAGAAAAGTTAGCTGCTCTCTTGGTGTTCAAG TTGCAGCAGCCCCAGCCCCAGAGCTATTTGAATTAGCGATGAGCGAAGTGAAAAGGACATCAAAGTCCTTCACGTCGCTTCTCCTGACCTTCATGCGTGCTGCCCACTGGGACATTGCTGCAGCTGTTCGTTCTATTGAAGCTGCCACCACAATCACTGACAATTTGACCACCAGTACCACTGCTATCACCTCCACCATTGCAAGCCACCATGCCAAGTATGCTCTGGAGTCCTACATTTCTCGCAAGGTCTTCCAAGGCTTTGACCATGAAACCTTCTACATGGATGGAAGCCTCTCCTCGCTTCTCAACCCAGACCAGTTCCGCCGTGACTGCTTTGCTCAGTATCGTGATATGAAGGCCATGGACCCCATTGAACTTCTTGGAATCTTGCCAACATGTCATTTTGGAAAATTCTGCTCCAAGAGGTACCTGGAAATTGTTCATCCGAAAATGGAGGAGTCCTTGTTCGGAAACTTGGAGCAGCGCCAGCAAGTACTCACTGGCAGCCATCCAAGGAGTGAGTTTTATGGAGAGTTCTTGGGGCTGGCCAAGGCCATTTGGTTGCTTCACTTGCTGGCCTTCTCACTCGACCCCGCACCAAGTCAATTCGAGGCAAGTAGGGGAGCTGAGTTTCATCCACAATATATGGAGAGTGTTGTGAAGTTTTCTAGTGGTCGGATTCCAGCTGGTCATATTGTGGGATTCCCTGTTAGCCCCGGATTCAAGCTTGGAAACAGATCGGTTATCAAGGCTAGTGTTTACCTATTTCCCAGAGCATGA